A window of the Streptococcus sp. 116-D4 genome harbors these coding sequences:
- the thrB gene encoding homoserine kinase, whose protein sequence is MKIIVPATSANIGPGFDSVGVAVTKYLQIEVCEEREEWLIEHQIGKWIPHDERNLLIKIALQIVPDLQPRRLKMTSDVPLARGLGSSSSVIVAGIELANQLGQLNLSDHKKLQLATKIEGHPDNVAPAIYGNLVIASSVDGQVSAIVADFPECDFLAYIPNYELRTRDSRGVLPKKMSYKEAVAASSIANVAVAALLAGDMVTAGQAIEGDLFHERYRQDLVREFATIKQVAKENGAYATYLSGAGPTVMVLASHDKMPTIKAELEKQPFKGKLHDLKVDTQGVRVEAK, encoded by the coding sequence ATGAAGATTATTGTACCTGCAACCAGTGCCAATATCGGACCAGGTTTTGACTCGGTCGGTGTAGCTGTAACCAAGTATCTTCAAATTGAGGTCTGTGAAGAACGAGAAGAGTGGTTGATTGAACACCAGATTGGCAAATGGATTCCACATGACGAGCGCAATCTCTTGATCAAAATCGCTTTGCAAATTGTACCAGACTTGCAGCCAAGACGTTTGAAAATGACCAGTGATGTTCCCTTGGCACGTGGTTTGGGTTCTTCCAGTTCGGTTATTGTAGCTGGGATTGAACTAGCAAATCAATTGGGCCAGCTCAATCTGTCAGACCATAAAAAATTGCAGTTAGCGACTAAGATTGAAGGACATCCTGACAATGTGGCTCCAGCCATTTATGGTAATCTCGTTATTGCAAGTTCTGTTGACGGGCAAGTTTCTGCTATCGTAGCAGACTTCCCAGAATGTGATTTCCTAGCCTACATACCAAACTATGAATTGCGAACTCGAGACAGCCGTGGTGTCTTGCCTAAAAAAATGTCTTATAAGGAAGCTGTTGCGGCCAGTTCTATCGCCAATGTGGCAGTTGCAGCCTTGTTGGCAGGAGACATGGTGACAGCTGGGCAAGCAATCGAGGGAGACCTCTTCCACGAGCGCTATCGTCAGGACTTGGTGAGAGAATTTGCGACGATTAAGCAAGTAGCCAAAGAAAATGGTGCCTATGCAACCTACCTCTCTGGTGCTGGGCCGACAGTTATGGTTCTGGCTTCTCATGACAAGATGCCAACGATTAAGGCAGAATTGGAAAAGCAACCTTTCAAAGGCAAACTTCATGACTTGAAAGTTGATACCCAAGGTGTCCGTGTCGAAGCAAAATAA
- the msrB gene encoding peptide-methionine (R)-S-oxide reductase MsrB: protein MAEIYLAGGCFWGLEEYFSRISGVLATSVGYANGQVETTNYQLIKETDHAETVQVIYDEKEVALREILLYYFRVIDPLSINQQGNDRGRQYRTGIYYQDEADLPTIYTVVQEQERMLGRKIAVEVEKLRHYILAEDYHQDYLKKNPSGYCHIDVTDAEKPLIDASNYEKPSQEMLKESLSEESYRVTQEAATEAPFTNAYDQTFEEGIYVDITTGEPLFFAKDKFASGCGWPSFSRPISKELIHYYKDLSHGMERIEVRSRSGNAHLGHVFTDGPRELGGLRYCINSASLRFVAKDEMEEAGYGYLLPYLNK, encoded by the coding sequence ATGGCAGAAATTTATCTAGCAGGTGGTTGTTTTTGGGGTTTAGAGGAATATTTTTCACGCATTTCTGGAGTGCTAGCAACCAGTGTTGGCTACGCTAATGGTCAAGTCGAAACGACCAATTACCAGTTGATCAAAGAAACAGACCATGCAGAAACAGTTCAAGTGATTTACGATGAGAAGGAAGTAGCACTTAGAGAAATTTTGCTTTATTATTTCCGTGTTATCGACCCCTTGTCAATCAATCAACAAGGGAATGACCGTGGTCGCCAATATCGGACCGGAATTTATTACCAAGATGAAGCTGATCTGCCAACTATCTACACAGTGGTGCAGGAACAGGAGCGCATGCTTGGGCGAAAGATTGCAGTGGAAGTGGAGAAACTACGTCATTACATTCTAGCTGAAGACTACCACCAAGACTATCTGAAGAAGAATCCTTCAGGTTACTGTCATATCGATGTGACCGATGCTGAGAAGCCATTGATTGATGCCTCTAACTATGAAAAGCCTAGTCAAGAGATGTTAAAGGAAAGCTTATCAGAAGAATCCTATCGTGTTACCCAAGAAGCTGCTACAGAGGCTCCATTTACCAATGCCTATGACCAAACCTTTGAAGAAGGGATTTATGTAGACATAACAACAGGTGAGCCACTCTTTTTTGCCAAGGATAAGTTTGCCTCAGGTTGTGGTTGGCCAAGTTTTAGTCGTCCGATTTCCAAGGAATTGATTCATTATTACAAGGATCTCAGCCATGGAATGGAGCGAATCGAGGTTCGTTCTCGGTCAGGAAATGCTCACTTGGGTCATGTTTTCACAGATGGACCTCGGGAATTAGGTGGCCTCCGTTACTGTATTAATTCTGCATCCTTGCGTTTTGTAGCCAAGGATGAGATGGAAGAAGCAGGATATGGCTATCTACTACCTTACTTAAACAAATAA